One Hippoglossus stenolepis isolate QCI-W04-F060 chromosome 9, HSTE1.2, whole genome shotgun sequence genomic region harbors:
- the ubox5 gene encoding RING finger protein 37 isoform X1 — MVLNLCQPHFYTTVHCNKLCADGYDVSNLVSADPALQRQGFKLEYFLRPPVQVTLTFGFQVELCRVDVELWPWGMDRGQASKRLEISTSSDPLPSHKFNQGHKRVQQKEKIQMQVKHQNKLNNNNQECDSKSHHSNGHPWTVQAQQWGEEAVGGYSYKHQMAKDQGQANADSHQPEAEFKLVGRCELRDLTRVCFSQSNFRPQPLFPSPPPSLPANCRQEDLWSRGALSLGAVTQLRVTLAFGGSASALGFKALSVWGQPARCCPPQEVERIKTVHEASERRLPQPGFFTSSVRQASQPQQAATPLSSHSIPEEFLDPLTQEVMMLPMLLPSGVSVDNTTLEECQKREATWGRPPNDPFTGVPFTSTSQPLPNPQLKLRIDHFILQRGGVRRDGMLGRQGEGKNPQASRLIASREEGQSHIAPFLSKSSINSTVRSSKSTIQEEDAGLGQSSDYGNCTIYSQPLATENKSELDQKKKRFLNYRRDSVEEFDEKQLQPQTKRPRHDALSVPTCSSHEQRLSTSLDEALFSALQGRPSFTSNLSQQRRDTRDSEALNTTQQSLSSDIPNIGTGEKTCSACSCSVSVYSTSASSIYRLTCGHLLCRACLQRRPHAPNSVTTVTSNNVLCPTCQSGTPRSDIIRVHH; from the exons ATGGTTTTGAATCTGTGTCAGCCGCACTTTTACACAACAGTTCATTGCAACAAG CTTTGTGCAGACGGCTATGATGTCTCAAACCTTGTGTCAGCTGACCCCGCTCTCCAGAGGCAGGGCTTCAAGCTGGAGTACTTTCTACGTCCACCTGTGCAG GTGACACTGACGTTTGGCTTCCAGGTGGAGCTATGCAGGGTGGATGTGGAGCTGTGGCCCTGGGGCATGGACCGAGGACAGGCCAGCAAGAGACTGGAGATCAGCACCAGCTCTGATCCGCTACCTTCCCACAAATTTAATCAAGGACACAAACGGGTtcagcaaaaggaaaaaatTCAGATGCAGGTTAAGcaccaaaacaaactgaataatAACAACCAAGAGTGTGACAGTAAATCCCATCATAGTAATGGCCACCCGTGGACTGTTCAGGCCCAACAGTGGGGGGAGGAGGCTGTAGGTGGGTATTCATACAAGCACCAGATGGCCAAAGATCAGGGTCAAGCAAACGCTGACTCCCACCAACCTGAGGCCGAGTTTAAACTGGTGGGTCGATGTGAACTTAGAGACTTAACCCGAGTCTGTTTTTCCCAGTCTAATTTTCGCCCCCAGCCCCTGTTCCCCTCCCCACCTCCGTCACTACCCGCAAACTGTCGACAGGAGGATCTGTGGAGCAGGGGTGCGCTTTCGTTGGGCGCCGTGACGCAGCTTCGAGTGACCTTGGCGTTTGGCGGTTCTGCCTCAGCTCTGGGGTTCAAGGCTCTGTCTGTGTGGGGACAACCTGCTCGCTGCTGCcctccacaggaagtggagaggatCAAAACGGTCCACGAGGCCAGTGAAAGACGACTGCCGCAGCCTGGGTTTTTTACCTCCTCTGTCAGACAAGCCAGTCAACCACAGCAAGCAGCCACACCTCTAAG CAGTCATTCCATCCCAGAAGAGTTCCTTGATCCTTTAACCCAGGAGGTAATGATGCTGCCGATGCTGCTGCCCAGCGGCGTATCCGTGGACAACACCACTCTGGAGGAGTGCCAGAAGAGAGAAGCCACTTGGGGTCGACCCCCGAATGACCCCTTCACCGGGGTCCCGTTCACCTCAACCTCACAGCCTCTTCCCAACCCCCAGCTGAAACTACGCATCGACCACTTCATCCTGCAGAGAGGGGGGGTTAGGAGGGACGGGATGTTGGGGAGACAAGGGGAAGGAAAGAATCCACAAGCCTCGAGACTTATAGCCTCTAGAGAAGAAGGACAGTCCCACATTGCTCCATTTCTCAGTAAGAGCTCAATAAACAGTACTGTTAGAAGCTCAAAGAGCACTATTCAGGAAGAAGATGCTGGATTAGGACAATCATCAGATTATGGAAATTGTACAATTTACTCTCAGCCTCTtgctacagaaaataaatcagagttggatcaaaaaaagaaaagatttctAAATTATAGAAGAGATTCAGTAGAAGAGTTCGATGAGAAGCAACTACAACCTCAAACAAAAAGACCAAGACATGATGCACTTTCAG TCCCCACCTGCAGCTCCCATGAGCAGCGTCTGTCCACCAGCCTGGACGAGGCCCTCTTCTCCGCCCTGCAGGGCCGGCCGTCCTTCACCTCAAACTTGTCCCAGCAAAGACGGGATACTCGTGACAGTGAAGCACTGAACACCACGCAGCAGAGTCTGAGTTCAGACATTCCCAACATCGGCACAG GTGAGAAGACGTGCTCCGCTTGTTCCTGTTCCGTCTCTGTTTACTCCACATCTGCGTCTTCCATCTACCGTCTGACCTGCGGCCATTTGCTCTGCCGCGCCTGCCTGCAGAGGCGACCACACGCTCCAAACTCCGTCACTACAGTAACATCCAATAACGTCTTGTGTCCCACCTGCCAGAGCGGTACCCCACGCAGTGACATCATACGTGTGCACCACTAA
- the ubox5 gene encoding RING finger protein 37 isoform X2 → MVLNLCQPHFYTTVHCNKLCADGYDVSNLVSADPALQRQGFKLEYFLRPPVQVTLTFGFQVELCRVDVELWPWGMDRGQASKRLEISTSSDPLPSHKFNQGHKRVQQKEKIQMQVKHQNKLNNNNQECDSKSHHSNGHPWTVQAQQWGEEAVGGYSYKHQMAKDQGQANADSHQPEAEFKLVGRCELRDLTRVCFSQSNFRPQPLFPSPPPSLPANCRQEDLWSRGALSLGAVTQLRVTLAFGGSASALGFKALSVWGQPARCCPPQEVERIKTVHEASERRLPQPGFFTSSVRQASQPQQAATPLSHSIPEEFLDPLTQEVMMLPMLLPSGVSVDNTTLEECQKREATWGRPPNDPFTGVPFTSTSQPLPNPQLKLRIDHFILQRGGVRRDGMLGRQGEGKNPQASRLIASREEGQSHIAPFLSKSSINSTVRSSKSTIQEEDAGLGQSSDYGNCTIYSQPLATENKSELDQKKKRFLNYRRDSVEEFDEKQLQPQTKRPRHDALSVPTCSSHEQRLSTSLDEALFSALQGRPSFTSNLSQQRRDTRDSEALNTTQQSLSSDIPNIGTGEKTCSACSCSVSVYSTSASSIYRLTCGHLLCRACLQRRPHAPNSVTTVTSNNVLCPTCQSGTPRSDIIRVHH, encoded by the exons ATGGTTTTGAATCTGTGTCAGCCGCACTTTTACACAACAGTTCATTGCAACAAG CTTTGTGCAGACGGCTATGATGTCTCAAACCTTGTGTCAGCTGACCCCGCTCTCCAGAGGCAGGGCTTCAAGCTGGAGTACTTTCTACGTCCACCTGTGCAG GTGACACTGACGTTTGGCTTCCAGGTGGAGCTATGCAGGGTGGATGTGGAGCTGTGGCCCTGGGGCATGGACCGAGGACAGGCCAGCAAGAGACTGGAGATCAGCACCAGCTCTGATCCGCTACCTTCCCACAAATTTAATCAAGGACACAAACGGGTtcagcaaaaggaaaaaatTCAGATGCAGGTTAAGcaccaaaacaaactgaataatAACAACCAAGAGTGTGACAGTAAATCCCATCATAGTAATGGCCACCCGTGGACTGTTCAGGCCCAACAGTGGGGGGAGGAGGCTGTAGGTGGGTATTCATACAAGCACCAGATGGCCAAAGATCAGGGTCAAGCAAACGCTGACTCCCACCAACCTGAGGCCGAGTTTAAACTGGTGGGTCGATGTGAACTTAGAGACTTAACCCGAGTCTGTTTTTCCCAGTCTAATTTTCGCCCCCAGCCCCTGTTCCCCTCCCCACCTCCGTCACTACCCGCAAACTGTCGACAGGAGGATCTGTGGAGCAGGGGTGCGCTTTCGTTGGGCGCCGTGACGCAGCTTCGAGTGACCTTGGCGTTTGGCGGTTCTGCCTCAGCTCTGGGGTTCAAGGCTCTGTCTGTGTGGGGACAACCTGCTCGCTGCTGCcctccacaggaagtggagaggatCAAAACGGTCCACGAGGCCAGTGAAAGACGACTGCCGCAGCCTGGGTTTTTTACCTCCTCTGTCAGACAAGCCAGTCAACCACAGCAAGCAGCCACACCTCTAAG TCATTCCATCCCAGAAGAGTTCCTTGATCCTTTAACCCAGGAGGTAATGATGCTGCCGATGCTGCTGCCCAGCGGCGTATCCGTGGACAACACCACTCTGGAGGAGTGCCAGAAGAGAGAAGCCACTTGGGGTCGACCCCCGAATGACCCCTTCACCGGGGTCCCGTTCACCTCAACCTCACAGCCTCTTCCCAACCCCCAGCTGAAACTACGCATCGACCACTTCATCCTGCAGAGAGGGGGGGTTAGGAGGGACGGGATGTTGGGGAGACAAGGGGAAGGAAAGAATCCACAAGCCTCGAGACTTATAGCCTCTAGAGAAGAAGGACAGTCCCACATTGCTCCATTTCTCAGTAAGAGCTCAATAAACAGTACTGTTAGAAGCTCAAAGAGCACTATTCAGGAAGAAGATGCTGGATTAGGACAATCATCAGATTATGGAAATTGTACAATTTACTCTCAGCCTCTtgctacagaaaataaatcagagttggatcaaaaaaagaaaagatttctAAATTATAGAAGAGATTCAGTAGAAGAGTTCGATGAGAAGCAACTACAACCTCAAACAAAAAGACCAAGACATGATGCACTTTCAG TCCCCACCTGCAGCTCCCATGAGCAGCGTCTGTCCACCAGCCTGGACGAGGCCCTCTTCTCCGCCCTGCAGGGCCGGCCGTCCTTCACCTCAAACTTGTCCCAGCAAAGACGGGATACTCGTGACAGTGAAGCACTGAACACCACGCAGCAGAGTCTGAGTTCAGACATTCCCAACATCGGCACAG GTGAGAAGACGTGCTCCGCTTGTTCCTGTTCCGTCTCTGTTTACTCCACATCTGCGTCTTCCATCTACCGTCTGACCTGCGGCCATTTGCTCTGCCGCGCCTGCCTGCAGAGGCGACCACACGCTCCAAACTCCGTCACTACAGTAACATCCAATAACGTCTTGTGTCCCACCTGCCAGAGCGGTACCCCACGCAGTGACATCATACGTGTGCACCACTAA